Proteins encoded together in one Vigna angularis cultivar LongXiaoDou No.4 chromosome 5, ASM1680809v1, whole genome shotgun sequence window:
- the LOC108340682 gene encoding transcription factor tau subunit sfc4 isoform X1 codes for MAKEGSDFDEVNDAVDGTGEEEEEQAAEEEDNDMEEENEYTFRFENGMNPLDFVDNNDDSGLQPYERFERLEQQALADKKRKATEQCHSEGPPSKMARESDISGSKIAEIMEAMNYHGVRKRSRKPKKRGRRKGSKNKMDPKLERMLGDANLHYSRKHYDEAKDVLLEVIKLAPNVADSYHTLGLVCNSLQDDKGAMTFYLIAALLNPTKYSSLWEMIFSWSIKQGHKDQARYCLLKAITADPKNITLRRDLVGLYVELGDYQKAAVTYEQVHQLCYENVEPLKEAAKLYKKCGQVEHAVCILEDYLKSQLDGANASVVDLLCTILMETKAHDRALQYIKHAQAANAWEELPLNLKIKAGICHAHLGKMDMAQVLFNDLKPENASKHVDLVIEVADSLMGLEHYNPALNYYLMLEGNIGNENGPLYLKLAKCYRSLKESSQAITFFYKALEILQDDVDARITLASLLLEEGKEDEAISLLSPPNDSDSGDANPEKSNRWWVNGRIKLKLCNIYRNRGTLGDFVDTIFPLVRESLDVSTLRQKGKSKRRLTKRDLVERVRMVDGPENDNVFRGFRPVAAPSDRLKASRAKKLLQKMAIEKEKRKAEALASGIDWLSDDSDDEPQIENREPPLCILRKYEEHHQLIIDLCKALASLQRYWEALEIINLSLRLAGTSLSTDKKEELRSLGAQMAYSTTDPKHGFDCVKYIVQQHPHSVAAWNCYYKVISRLENRDTRHYKFVRVIQGKFVDCVPPILISGHQFTIFSHHQDAARKYLEAYKLLPENPLVNLCVGTALINLALGFRLQNKHQCLVQGLAFLYNNLRICENSQESLYNIARAYHHVGLVTLAAVYYEKVIGIREKDCPIPKLPNENPDVIENHKPGYCDLRREAAYNLHLIYKKSGALDLARQVLKDHCTL; via the exons GTATACTTTCAGGTTCGAAAACGGGATGAATCCTTTGGACTTTGTCGATAACAATGACGATTCTGGCCTTCAACCCTACGAGCGATTCGAGCGTCTTGAACAGCAAGCTCTTGCCGATAAAAAACGAAAAGCAACTGAACAATGCCACAG TGAAGGGCCTCCTTCTAAGATGGCTAGGGAAAGTGATATTTCCGGGTCAAAGATAGCTGAGATAATGGAAGCAATGAATTATCATGGTGTGCGCAAGAGATCAAGAAAG CCTAAAAAGAGAGGCAGGCGAAAAGGATCGAAGAATAAAATGGACCCTAAGCTAGAACGGATGCTGGGTGATGCCAATCTTCACTATTCACGTAAGCATTATGACGAG GCTAAAGATGTGCTGCTTGAAGTTATTAAGTTGGCACCGAATGTGGCTGATTCTTATCACACCCTTGGACTTGTCTGTAATTCACTCCAGGATGATAAAGGAGCAATGACTTTTTACCTAATTGCTGCTCTTTTGAATCCTACTAAATATTCATCTCTTTGGGAAATGATTTTTAGTTGGTCCAT AAAACAAGGTCATAAAGATCAAGCACGATATTGTCTTTTAAAAGCAATAACAGCAGATCCCAAAAATATTACTCTTAGACGTGATCTTGTAGGGCTTTATGTTGAACTTGGAGACTATCAAAAAGCTGCTGTTACATATGAGCAAGTACATCAACTCTGTTATGAGAATGTTGAACCACTGAAAGAAGCAGCTAAG TTGTACAAAAAATGTGGTCAAGTTGAGCATGCTGTTTGTATTCTTGAAGACTATCTTAAGAGTCAACTGGACGGAGCAAATGCGAGTGTAGTTGATCTGCTGTGTACCATATTGATGGAAACTAAGGCACATGACAGAGCTTTGCAGTATATTAAACATGCCCAAGCTGCAAATGCATGGGAAGAATTACcgttgaatttgaaaattaaggCTGGAATTTGCCATGCTCATCTTGGAAAAATGGATATGGCTCAG GTTCTCTTCAATGATTTGAAACCAGAGAATGCAAGCAAGCATGTTGACTTGGTTATTGAGGTTGCTGATTCATTAATGGGTCTTGAACATTATAACCCTGCATTGAATTACTATTTGATGTTGGAAGGAAATATTGGAAACGAAAAT GGTCCTCTATATCTGAAACTTGCTAAATGTTACAGGTCCTTGAAAGAAAGTTCACAAgcaattacttttttttacaaag CCCTTGAAATACTACAAGATGACGTTGATGCACGGATAACTCTAGCTTCCCTTCTGCTTGAAGAGGGAAAAGAAGATGAAGCAATTTCCTTGTTGTCTCCTCCAAACGATTCTG ACTCTGGTGATGCAAATCCTGAAAAGTCAAATAGATGGTGGGTTAATGGAAGGATAAAACTGAAGCTCTGCAACATTTATAGGAATAGAGGGACACTTGGTGATTTTGTGGATACAATTTTCCCTTTGGTTCGTGAATCATTAGATGTTTCAACTCTTCGACAGAAG GGTAAATCAAAAAGGCGACTCACCAAAAGAGATCTGGTCGAAAGGGTTAGGATGGTAGATGGTCCAGAAAATGATAATGTATTTCGAGGATTCAGGCCAGTAGCTGCACCATCTGACCG GTTGAAAGCTTCCAGGGCAAAAAAGTTGCTGCAGAAGATGGCAattgaaaaggagaaaagaaaagctgAGGCACTGGCCTCCGGAATTGATTGGCTAAGTGATGATTCAGATGATGAACCTCAG ATAGAAAACAGAGAACCTCCCTTGTGCATTCTTCGGAAATATGAAGAACATCACCAGCTAATAATCGAT TTGTGCAAGGCATTAGCATCCTTGCAAAGGTATTGGGAAGCACTGGAGATTATTAATCTCTCTCTAAGATTGGCTGGTACATCTCTGTCTACTGACAAGAAAGAGGAACTTCGATCCCTTGGAGCTC AAATGGCATACAGCACCACGGATCCTAAACATGGGTTTGATTGTGTAAAATACATTGTTCAGCAACATCCACACAGTGTTGCAGCTTGGAATTGCTACTACAAGGTTATCTCAAG ATTGGAAAACCGAGATACAAGACATTATAAATTTGTACGTGTTATACAAGGAAAGTTTGTGGACTGTGTGCCTCCTATTCTAATTTCTGGCCATCAGTTTACCATATTTAGCCATCATCAAGATGCAGCAAGGAAATACCTTGAAGCTTACAAACTATTGCCAGAGAATCCCTTGGTTAATCTCTGCGTTG GAACAGCCTTGATCAACTTAGCATTGGGTTTCAGACTTCAGAACAAGCATCAATGTCTTGTACAAGGTTTAGCATTCCTCTACAACAACTTGAGAATCTGCGAGAACAGCCAG GAATCCTTATACAACATAGCTCGGGCCTATCATCATGTTGGCCTTGTAACTCTGGCGGCTGTTTATTATGAGAAAGTGATTGGTATTCGCGAGAAAGACTGTCCAATTCCAAAACTTCCCAATGAAAATCCAGATGTCATCGAAAATCATAAACCTGGTTACTGCGACCTTCGCAGAGAGGCAGCTTACAATTTACATTTAATCTACAAAAAAAGTGGCGCTCTTGATCTTGCTAGGCAAGTTCTCAAAGATCACTGTACCTTGTGA
- the LOC108340682 gene encoding uncharacterized protein LOC108340682 isoform X2 encodes MPIFTIHAKDVLLEVIKLAPNVADSYHTLGLVCNSLQDDKGAMTFYLIAALLNPTKYSSLWEMIFSWSIKQGHKDQARYCLLKAITADPKNITLRRDLVGLYVELGDYQKAAVTYEQVHQLCYENVEPLKEAAKLYKKCGQVEHAVCILEDYLKSQLDGANASVVDLLCTILMETKAHDRALQYIKHAQAANAWEELPLNLKIKAGICHAHLGKMDMAQVLFNDLKPENASKHVDLVIEVADSLMGLEHYNPALNYYLMLEGNIGNENGPLYLKLAKCYRSLKESSQAITFFYKALEILQDDVDARITLASLLLEEGKEDEAISLLSPPNDSDSGDANPEKSNRWWVNGRIKLKLCNIYRNRGTLGDFVDTIFPLVRESLDVSTLRQKGKSKRRLTKRDLVERVRMVDGPENDNVFRGFRPVAAPSDRLKASRAKKLLQKMAIEKEKRKAEALASGIDWLSDDSDDEPQIENREPPLCILRKYEEHHQLIIDLCKALASLQRYWEALEIINLSLRLAGTSLSTDKKEELRSLGAQMAYSTTDPKHGFDCVKYIVQQHPHSVAAWNCYYKVISRLENRDTRHYKFVRVIQGKFVDCVPPILISGHQFTIFSHHQDAARKYLEAYKLLPENPLVNLCVGTALINLALGFRLQNKHQCLVQGLAFLYNNLRICENSQESLYNIARAYHHVGLVTLAAVYYEKVIGIREKDCPIPKLPNENPDVIENHKPGYCDLRREAAYNLHLIYKKSGALDLARQVLKDHCTL; translated from the exons ATGCCAATCTTCACTATTCAC GCTAAAGATGTGCTGCTTGAAGTTATTAAGTTGGCACCGAATGTGGCTGATTCTTATCACACCCTTGGACTTGTCTGTAATTCACTCCAGGATGATAAAGGAGCAATGACTTTTTACCTAATTGCTGCTCTTTTGAATCCTACTAAATATTCATCTCTTTGGGAAATGATTTTTAGTTGGTCCAT AAAACAAGGTCATAAAGATCAAGCACGATATTGTCTTTTAAAAGCAATAACAGCAGATCCCAAAAATATTACTCTTAGACGTGATCTTGTAGGGCTTTATGTTGAACTTGGAGACTATCAAAAAGCTGCTGTTACATATGAGCAAGTACATCAACTCTGTTATGAGAATGTTGAACCACTGAAAGAAGCAGCTAAG TTGTACAAAAAATGTGGTCAAGTTGAGCATGCTGTTTGTATTCTTGAAGACTATCTTAAGAGTCAACTGGACGGAGCAAATGCGAGTGTAGTTGATCTGCTGTGTACCATATTGATGGAAACTAAGGCACATGACAGAGCTTTGCAGTATATTAAACATGCCCAAGCTGCAAATGCATGGGAAGAATTACcgttgaatttgaaaattaaggCTGGAATTTGCCATGCTCATCTTGGAAAAATGGATATGGCTCAG GTTCTCTTCAATGATTTGAAACCAGAGAATGCAAGCAAGCATGTTGACTTGGTTATTGAGGTTGCTGATTCATTAATGGGTCTTGAACATTATAACCCTGCATTGAATTACTATTTGATGTTGGAAGGAAATATTGGAAACGAAAAT GGTCCTCTATATCTGAAACTTGCTAAATGTTACAGGTCCTTGAAAGAAAGTTCACAAgcaattacttttttttacaaag CCCTTGAAATACTACAAGATGACGTTGATGCACGGATAACTCTAGCTTCCCTTCTGCTTGAAGAGGGAAAAGAAGATGAAGCAATTTCCTTGTTGTCTCCTCCAAACGATTCTG ACTCTGGTGATGCAAATCCTGAAAAGTCAAATAGATGGTGGGTTAATGGAAGGATAAAACTGAAGCTCTGCAACATTTATAGGAATAGAGGGACACTTGGTGATTTTGTGGATACAATTTTCCCTTTGGTTCGTGAATCATTAGATGTTTCAACTCTTCGACAGAAG GGTAAATCAAAAAGGCGACTCACCAAAAGAGATCTGGTCGAAAGGGTTAGGATGGTAGATGGTCCAGAAAATGATAATGTATTTCGAGGATTCAGGCCAGTAGCTGCACCATCTGACCG GTTGAAAGCTTCCAGGGCAAAAAAGTTGCTGCAGAAGATGGCAattgaaaaggagaaaagaaaagctgAGGCACTGGCCTCCGGAATTGATTGGCTAAGTGATGATTCAGATGATGAACCTCAG ATAGAAAACAGAGAACCTCCCTTGTGCATTCTTCGGAAATATGAAGAACATCACCAGCTAATAATCGAT TTGTGCAAGGCATTAGCATCCTTGCAAAGGTATTGGGAAGCACTGGAGATTATTAATCTCTCTCTAAGATTGGCTGGTACATCTCTGTCTACTGACAAGAAAGAGGAACTTCGATCCCTTGGAGCTC AAATGGCATACAGCACCACGGATCCTAAACATGGGTTTGATTGTGTAAAATACATTGTTCAGCAACATCCACACAGTGTTGCAGCTTGGAATTGCTACTACAAGGTTATCTCAAG ATTGGAAAACCGAGATACAAGACATTATAAATTTGTACGTGTTATACAAGGAAAGTTTGTGGACTGTGTGCCTCCTATTCTAATTTCTGGCCATCAGTTTACCATATTTAGCCATCATCAAGATGCAGCAAGGAAATACCTTGAAGCTTACAAACTATTGCCAGAGAATCCCTTGGTTAATCTCTGCGTTG GAACAGCCTTGATCAACTTAGCATTGGGTTTCAGACTTCAGAACAAGCATCAATGTCTTGTACAAGGTTTAGCATTCCTCTACAACAACTTGAGAATCTGCGAGAACAGCCAG GAATCCTTATACAACATAGCTCGGGCCTATCATCATGTTGGCCTTGTAACTCTGGCGGCTGTTTATTATGAGAAAGTGATTGGTATTCGCGAGAAAGACTGTCCAATTCCAAAACTTCCCAATGAAAATCCAGATGTCATCGAAAATCATAAACCTGGTTACTGCGACCTTCGCAGAGAGGCAGCTTACAATTTACATTTAATCTACAAAAAAAGTGGCGCTCTTGATCTTGCTAGGCAAGTTCTCAAAGATCACTGTACCTTGTGA